Proteins encoded within one genomic window of Pseudomonas cannabina:
- a CDS encoding circularly permuted type 2 ATP-grasp protein: protein MIRTFYDEMYDAGGVVRPHYREFARWLGDTPPELLAQRRREADLLFHRAGITFTLYGDEQGTERLIPFDTIPRSIPASEWRVVERGCIQRVKALNMFLADLYHDQRIIKAGIIPAEQVLANEQYQIAMQGLNLHRDLYSHISGVDLVRDGDGTYYVLEDNLRTPSGVSYMLEDRKMMMRLFPELFAAQRIAPIDHYPNLLLDTLKSSSHLDNPSVVVLTPGRFNSAFFEHAFLAREMGVELVEGADLFVRDDRVFMRTTDGPKAVDVIYRRLDDAFLDPLAFNPDSMLGVPGLLSAYRSGNVVLANAIGTGVADDKSVYPYVTDMIRFYLDEEPILKNVPTWQCRKPEELSHVLANLGDLVVKETQGSGGYGMLVGPAATAAEIEAFRARLKAKPHAYIAQPTLCLSTCPTFVENGIAPRHIDLRPFVLAGRETRVVPGGLTRVALREGSLVVNSSQGGGTKDTWVVED, encoded by the coding sequence ATGATCCGCACCTTTTATGACGAGATGTACGATGCTGGCGGTGTTGTTCGCCCGCATTATCGGGAGTTCGCCCGTTGGTTGGGCGATACGCCACCTGAGCTGCTGGCTCAACGCAGGCGTGAAGCCGATTTGCTGTTTCATCGCGCCGGGATCACGTTCACGCTCTACGGTGACGAACAAGGGACCGAACGGCTTATCCCGTTCGATACCATTCCGCGCAGTATTCCCGCGAGTGAGTGGCGGGTTGTAGAGCGCGGCTGCATTCAGCGCGTCAAGGCGCTGAATATGTTTCTGGCCGATCTGTACCACGATCAGCGCATCATCAAAGCCGGGATCATTCCCGCCGAACAGGTGCTGGCCAACGAGCAATATCAGATCGCGATGCAAGGTCTGAACCTGCATCGCGATCTGTACTCGCACATTTCCGGCGTCGATCTGGTACGCGACGGCGATGGCACGTATTACGTGCTCGAGGACAACCTGCGCACGCCGAGCGGAGTGAGCTATATGCTCGAAGACCGCAAGATGATGATGCGCCTGTTTCCCGAGCTGTTCGCCGCGCAACGCATCGCGCCGATCGATCATTACCCGAACCTGCTGCTCGACACGCTCAAGAGCTCCAGCCATCTGGATAACCCCAGCGTTGTGGTGCTGACACCGGGGCGTTTCAACAGCGCCTTTTTCGAGCATGCGTTTCTGGCTCGCGAGATGGGTGTCGAACTGGTGGAAGGTGCCGATCTGTTTGTCCGGGATGATCGCGTGTTCATGCGCACCACTGACGGCCCGAAAGCGGTCGATGTGATCTACCGTCGTCTGGACGATGCGTTTCTCGATCCGCTGGCGTTCAATCCCGATTCGATGCTGGGTGTGCCCGGTCTGCTTTCCGCGTACCGTTCCGGTAATGTGGTGCTGGCCAATGCCATCGGCACCGGCGTGGCGGACGACAAGTCGGTTTACCCGTATGTCACCGACATGATTCGTTTCTATCTGGACGAAGAGCCGATTCTCAAGAACGTGCCGACCTGGCAGTGTCGCAAGCCGGAAGAGCTGTCCCATGTGCTGGCCAACCTGGGCGATCTGGTCGTCAAGGAAACCCAGGGCTCCGGCGGTTACGGCATGCTGGTCGGCCCCGCAGCGACGGCTGCCGAGATCGAAGCCTTCCGCGCACGTCTCAAGGCCAAGCCGCATGCCTACATCGCCCAGCCCACGTTATGCCTGTCGACCTGTCCGACCTTTGTCGAGAACGGTATCGCCCCGCGACACATCGATCTGCGTCCTTTTGTTCTGGCTGGTCGCGAAACCCGCGTCGTGCCTGGCGGCCTGACGCGTGTTGCGTTGCGCGAAGGTTCGCTGGTCGTAAATTCATCTCAGGGTGGCGGTACCAAAGACACCTGGGTGGTCGAGGATTAA
- a CDS encoding magnesium and cobalt transport protein CorA produces the protein MGRVVAAAVYSKGKKVRDITLDEGAAWAAKPEHFVWIGLEQPSAEELTSLKEQFNLHELALEDAMEVHSRPKLETFGDALFIVTYAPVRDNGKLLFIETHIFAGKGYVITSRNGHSKSFGLVRQRCEARPLLLEHGEDFVLYALLDFVTENYQPVTEAIHTELELLEQSVIGGSLRESDIQHIHALRRDLLRMRRYVAPMVEVGEELQRLSFPFIDKNMRPYFRDVEIHVKRQMEDLGNLCDIASQTIEIGLLLESSRQSIVQRKFAGWAAILAFPTAIAGIYGMNFENMPELTWHYGYFIVLGVIFGGCGTLFASFKRSGWL, from the coding sequence ATGGGTCGAGTTGTTGCAGCAGCCGTTTACAGCAAAGGCAAAAAAGTCCGGGACATCACCCTTGATGAAGGCGCTGCCTGGGCCGCCAAACCTGAGCACTTCGTCTGGATCGGGCTGGAGCAGCCGAGTGCCGAGGAGCTGACCAGCCTGAAAGAGCAGTTCAATCTGCATGAGCTGGCACTCGAAGATGCCATGGAAGTGCACAGTCGCCCGAAGCTGGAAACCTTCGGTGATGCACTGTTTATCGTGACGTACGCGCCGGTACGCGACAACGGCAAGTTGCTGTTCATCGAAACTCACATCTTTGCGGGCAAGGGCTACGTCATCACGTCGCGCAACGGGCATTCCAAGTCCTTCGGGCTGGTGCGCCAACGTTGCGAAGCCAGACCGTTGCTGCTGGAGCATGGCGAAGACTTCGTGCTGTACGCCCTGCTGGATTTCGTCACCGAAAACTATCAGCCCGTCACCGAAGCCATTCACACCGAGCTGGAGCTGCTGGAACAGAGCGTGATCGGCGGTTCCTTGCGCGAGTCCGACATTCAGCACATCCACGCCCTGCGTCGCGATCTGTTGCGCATGCGTCGCTACGTGGCGCCCATGGTGGAAGTCGGTGAGGAACTGCAGCGACTGAGCTTTCCGTTCATCGACAAGAACATGCGGCCGTACTTTCGTGACGTCGAGATCCACGTCAAGCGGCAGATGGAAGACCTCGGCAACCTCTGTGATATCGCCAGCCAGACCATCGAGATCGGCCTGCTGCTGGAGTCATCACGCCAGAGCATCGTGCAGCGCAAGTTTGCCGGCTGGGCAGCGATTCTGGCTTTTCCGACGGCAATTGCCGGGATCTACGGCATGAACTTCGAAAACATGCCCGAACTCACCTGGCACTACGGCTACTTCATCGTGCTCGGCGTGATCTTCGGTGGCTGCGGCACACTGTTTGCCAGCTTCAAACGCTCGGGCTGGCTGTAA
- a CDS encoding crotonase/enoyl-CoA hydratase family protein: MSDLVSYHLDDGVATLTLNNGKVNAISPDVIVAFNAALDQAEKDRAIVILTGQPGILSGGYDLKVMTSSADAAINLVAQGSTLARRMLSHPFPIIVACSGHAVAKGAFLLLSADYRIGVAGPFSIGLNEVQIGMTMHHAGIELARDRLRKSAFNRSVINAEMFDPEAAMAAGFLDKVVSVEELQSAALAVAAQLKKINMNAHKKTKLKVRKALLDTLDAAIEEDRQHML, encoded by the coding sequence ATGAGTGATCTGGTCTCATACCATCTGGACGACGGCGTTGCCACGCTGACCCTGAACAACGGCAAGGTCAATGCCATTTCCCCGGACGTGATTGTCGCGTTCAACGCTGCACTGGATCAGGCTGAAAAAGACCGGGCCATCGTTATTCTGACCGGTCAGCCGGGCATCCTCTCGGGCGGCTACGACCTCAAGGTCATGACGTCGAGCGCCGATGCCGCGATCAACCTGGTGGCACAGGGCTCGACGCTGGCGCGACGCATGCTGTCGCACCCCTTCCCGATCATTGTCGCCTGCTCCGGCCACGCTGTTGCCAAAGGTGCTTTTCTGCTGCTGTCGGCGGATTACCGGATCGGTGTCGCCGGCCCGTTCAGCATCGGCCTGAACGAAGTGCAGATCGGTATGACCATGCACCACGCCGGTATCGAGCTGGCCCGTGACCGGTTGCGCAAATCGGCATTCAACCGCTCGGTCATCAACGCCGAGATGTTCGATCCCGAAGCGGCGATGGCGGCAGGCTTTCTGGACAAGGTGGTCAGCGTCGAAGAGCTGCAGAGCGCTGCGTTGGCAGTCGCCGCGCAGCTCAAGAAGATCAACATGAACGCCCACAAGAAAACCAAGCTCAAGGTTAGAAAGGCACTGCTCGACACGCTGGATGCGGCGATCGAAGAAGATCGACAGCACATGCTTTGA
- a CDS encoding EthD family reductase gives MIKVSVLYGYEEGARFDHDYYRDKHLPLVQKLMGEHCKGYSVDRGIGGATPGSDPRYIAMCHIYCDSIEAFEAGMGPHAKEINGDIINYTDLIPEILISEVRKEVRTA, from the coding sequence ATGATTAAAGTCAGCGTGCTGTATGGGTATGAAGAGGGCGCTCGTTTCGATCACGACTATTACCGTGACAAGCATTTGCCATTGGTGCAGAAACTCATGGGCGAGCATTGCAAAGGCTACAGCGTCGACCGTGGCATTGGCGGTGCTACACCCGGCTCCGATCCGCGCTATATCGCCATGTGCCACATCTATTGCGACTCTATCGAAGCCTTCGAGGCTGGCATGGGGCCGCACGCCAAAGAGATCAATGGCGACATCATCAACTACACCGATCTGATCCCGGAAATACTGATCAGCGAAGTACGTAAAGAGGTAAGAACCGCGTAA
- a CDS encoding DUF4124 domain-containing protein, translating to MKRLSVAAALATMLVASAAHGEIFKCTSPDGKVSFASIPCDSNFQSAPQRQGPPPILREGEPLDYVHKTNLKATEYLKVSSRAHVTVIETERYKAYQRNRPPPPSVASQCRSPDYNSQCFDPSGGTSSRKDVARRNADR from the coding sequence ATGAAAAGGCTTTCAGTTGCGGCGGCGTTGGCAACCATGCTCGTCGCCAGTGCGGCGCATGGTGAAATATTCAAATGCACTTCGCCCGACGGCAAAGTGAGCTTCGCTTCCATTCCATGCGACAGCAATTTCCAGAGCGCCCCGCAACGGCAAGGCCCGCCGCCGATTCTGCGTGAGGGAGAGCCGCTGGACTATGTCCACAAGACTAATCTCAAGGCCACCGAGTACCTGAAGGTCAGCAGTCGAGCTCATGTAACGGTGATCGAGACGGAACGCTACAAGGCTTATCAGCGCAACCGCCCGCCACCGCCCAGCGTTGCTTCTCAGTGCCGAAGCCCCGACTACAACAGCCAGTGTTTCGACCCATCGGGCGGGACGTCCTCAAGAAAGGACGTGGCTCGCCGTAACGCGGACCGGTAA
- a CDS encoding alpha-E domain-containing protein, which yields MLSRTASDLFWMSRYLERAENLARMLDVSYSLSLMPQDGRGDGLDEIAMPLLITGTLETYVERHGDLHAERMLHFFALDASNPASIYSCLGAARASAHAVRGRITADMWENINSTWLEIRGIAQQGLTRYGMSRFCEWVKERSHLFRGATYGTIMRNDAFRFIRLGTFIERADNTMRMLDARYEMLELRGPQANAAADSSAAGYYQWSALLRALSSFEAYTEVYRDAPGARQVAELLLLRADIPRSLRACLEEMDVILASLPGINGRPAQRMAAEMDARLRYTSIDEILDEGLHEWLNEFIPMLAQLGDAIHISYLEAA from the coding sequence ATGTTAAGTAGAACTGCCTCGGATCTTTTCTGGATGTCGCGTTACCTGGAGCGAGCGGAGAACCTCGCCCGAATGCTGGACGTGAGCTATTCGCTGTCGTTGATGCCCCAGGACGGGCGTGGCGACGGGCTGGATGAAATAGCCATGCCGCTGTTGATCACCGGAACCCTGGAAACCTACGTCGAGCGCCACGGTGACTTGCATGCCGAGCGCATGCTGCATTTCTTCGCTCTGGATGCCAGCAACCCGGCGAGCATCTACAGTTGCCTGGGTGCGGCCAGGGCCAGTGCGCACGCGGTGCGTGGCCGGATTACTGCGGACATGTGGGAGAACATCAACTCCACGTGGCTGGAAATTCGCGGCATTGCTCAGCAAGGTCTGACGCGTTACGGCATGAGCCGCTTCTGCGAGTGGGTCAAGGAGCGGTCGCACCTGTTCCGCGGTGCCACTTACGGCACCATCATGCGCAACGATGCCTTCCGTTTCATCCGTCTGGGGACCTTCATCGAACGCGCCGATAACACCATGCGCATGCTCGATGCCCGTTATGAAATGCTCGAGTTGCGCGGGCCGCAGGCGAATGCTGCAGCGGACAGCTCGGCCGCCGGTTACTACCAGTGGAGCGCGTTGTTGCGCGCACTGTCGTCGTTCGAGGCTTACACCGAAGTCTATCGGGACGCCCCCGGCGCCCGTCAGGTGGCCGAGCTTTTGCTGCTGCGTGCCGACATACCGCGCTCGTTGCGCGCCTGCCTGGAAGAGATGGATGTCATTCTCGCCAGCCTGCCCGGCATCAACGGTCGTCCGGCGCAGCGCATGGCGGCGGAAATGGACGCGCGACTGCGCTACACCAGTATCGACGAAATCCTCGATGAAGGCCTGCATGAGTGGTTGAACGAATTCATCCCGATGCTGGCCCAGTTGGGTGATGCCATCCACATTTCGTACCTGGAGGCTGCATGA
- a CDS encoding ribonuclease E inhibitor RraB — protein sequence MSTAYQEDISSNVLRRMKEGGFDFARIYPIEFYAIFPDEERARQAAEQFRGESLNTQINVRDDGAWHLQLSKVMYATYDGIGDFEQDFQMVISPMDGEVEGWGVTQEIRRLHA from the coding sequence ATGAGCACAGCCTATCAAGAGGACATCAGCAGCAATGTGCTGCGCCGCATGAAAGAAGGCGGTTTTGATTTTGCGCGAATCTATCCCATCGAGTTCTATGCCATTTTCCCGGACGAGGAACGGGCACGGCAGGCCGCAGAGCAATTTCGCGGTGAATCCCTCAACACCCAGATAAACGTACGTGATGACGGTGCCTGGCACTTGCAACTGAGCAAGGTGATGTATGCGACCTACGATGGCATCGGTGACTTCGAGCAGGACTTTCAGATGGTGATCTCGCCCATGGACGGAGAAGTCGAAGGTTGGGGTGTCACTCAGGAGATCAGAAGACTGCACGCGTGA
- a CDS encoding transglutaminase family protein: protein MRLSISHETTYHYDDQVRSSIQYLRLTPRDSERQQVLSWQLTLPRSVRAQVDPFGNILHVLSLEEPHEEIIIGARGQVEIDETCEAEHESQSALPFLRVTRLTEPDEAIRSFAVKECRKRNDRTALIDLMQALNQHMTYTQGATEVDTCAAQAFAGRSGVCQDHTHAFLACARSLGVPARYVSGYLCSEDSEHLSSHAWAEAWIDNAWYSFDVTNQLAIPERHLKLAVGLDYLDACPVRGMRRGGGSEQMHAKVVVSPMTGTPKVKSRVQVQSQHQ, encoded by the coding sequence ATGAGACTCTCTATAAGCCACGAGACCACCTATCACTATGATGATCAGGTGCGTTCGAGTATCCAGTACCTGCGCCTGACTCCCCGTGACAGCGAGCGCCAGCAAGTGCTCAGTTGGCAGTTGACGCTGCCGCGCTCGGTGCGGGCGCAGGTCGATCCGTTCGGAAATATCCTGCACGTGCTGAGTCTGGAAGAGCCGCACGAAGAAATCATTATCGGCGCACGCGGGCAGGTCGAGATCGACGAAACCTGCGAAGCCGAGCATGAAAGCCAGTCGGCACTGCCGTTCCTGCGCGTGACGCGCCTGACCGAGCCGGACGAAGCGATTCGCAGCTTTGCGGTCAAGGAGTGTCGCAAGCGCAACGACCGCACTGCACTGATCGATCTGATGCAGGCGCTGAATCAGCACATGACGTACACCCAGGGTGCGACGGAAGTCGATACCTGTGCGGCGCAGGCATTTGCCGGGCGTTCAGGCGTCTGTCAGGACCACACTCATGCATTTCTGGCGTGTGCCCGCAGCCTTGGTGTGCCGGCGCGTTATGTGTCCGGTTATCTGTGCAGTGAAGACAGCGAGCATCTGTCCAGCCATGCCTGGGCCGAGGCGTGGATCGATAACGCCTGGTACAGCTTTGACGTGACTAACCAATTGGCGATTCCCGAGCGGCATCTGAAACTGGCTGTCGGGCTGGATTATCTGGATGCCTGTCCGGTGCGCGGTATGCGTCGTGGCGGTGGCTCGGAACAGATGCACGCCAAGGTCGTGGTGTCGCCCATGACCGGCACACCAAAAGTGAAGTCCAGAGTTCAGGTGCAGAGTCAGCATCAGTAA
- a CDS encoding amidotransferase, with the protein MSLRICILETDNLRPELVEQYQGYGRMFELLFARQPIAAELSVYNVVQGSYPPEGERFDAYLVTGSKADSFGTDPWIQTLKGYLLELYQRGEKLLGICFGHQLLALLLGGKTERAAQGWGVGIHHYQLATATPWMTPRMDTLTLLISHQDQVTALPENATVIASSEFCPFAAYHINHQVLCFQGHPEFIHEFSRSLLDLRQEALGEQIYRQGVASLDHDHHGATVAEWMMRFVAHRPEEQAV; encoded by the coding sequence ATGTCTTTACGCATCTGTATTCTGGAAACCGATAACCTGCGTCCGGAACTGGTCGAGCAGTATCAGGGTTACGGGCGGATGTTCGAATTGCTCTTCGCGCGCCAGCCGATCGCGGCCGAACTGTCGGTCTACAACGTAGTGCAGGGCAGCTACCCGCCTGAGGGCGAGCGGTTTGACGCGTACCTGGTGACCGGCAGCAAGGCTGACTCGTTCGGCACCGATCCGTGGATTCAAACCTTGAAGGGCTACTTGCTCGAGCTCTATCAGCGTGGCGAAAAGCTGTTGGGTATCTGCTTTGGCCATCAGTTGCTGGCATTGCTGCTGGGCGGCAAGACCGAGCGTGCCGCGCAGGGGTGGGGTGTGGGCATTCATCATTATCAACTGGCGACCGCCACGCCGTGGATGACCCCAAGGATGGACACGCTGACGCTGTTGATCAGCCATCAGGATCAAGTCACTGCATTGCCCGAGAACGCCACGGTCATTGCCTCCAGCGAGTTTTGCCCGTTCGCCGCTTATCACATCAACCATCAAGTGCTGTGCTTCCAGGGTCATCCGGAATTCATTCACGAATTTTCCCGCAGCTTGCTGGATTTGCGTCAGGAAGCACTGGGCGAGCAGATTTACCGTCAGGGCGTTGCCAGCCTCGATCATGATCACCATGGGGCCACGGTCGCCGAGTGGATGATGCGTTTCGTGGCACATCGGCCGGAGGAGCAGGCTGTCTGA
- a CDS encoding DUF6021 family protein: MTGTTPDSKNETKDNLGFDEESPEKEDPQVDPTEAAETEATEKGTTDDYPPYMPKK, from the coding sequence ATGACCGGCACAACGCCAGACAGCAAAAACGAGACCAAGGATAATCTGGGGTTCGACGAAGAGTCACCGGAAAAAGAAGATCCTCAAGTCGATCCAACCGAGGCTGCAGAGACTGAGGCCACTGAAAAAGGCACTACGGACGATTACCCGCCGTACATGCCTAAAAAGTAA
- a CDS encoding DUF6388 family protein, translating into MNALEWNEAALAKYLATHPTLKDEISSLSPKEQKQQLQWAFEDEAEGQGIEPWELALELIAESPEQLKSMRLEAHRQVAEALGMEWEEYCGFNDIQP; encoded by the coding sequence ATGAACGCACTGGAGTGGAATGAAGCCGCGCTGGCGAAGTACCTCGCGACGCATCCGACCCTGAAAGATGAAATCAGCAGCCTGAGCCCGAAAGAACAGAAGCAGCAGCTGCAATGGGCTTTTGAGGACGAGGCAGAAGGCCAAGGCATCGAGCCGTGGGAGCTGGCGCTGGAACTGATCGCCGAGTCACCCGAGCAACTCAAGAGCATGCGCCTGGAAGCGCATCGCCAGGTGGCCGAGGCCTTGGGAATGGAGTGGGAAGAATATTGCGGGTTCAACGATATCCAGCCGTGA
- a CDS encoding rhodanese-like domain-containing protein, with translation MRRWIALCALAGSFAAQAGVVDQAAAVAALKEGKLAMDVRSQSDYEAGTVLNAVRVDEVRLVNQMKQVLNDRNAVFVIFSSDNNKANRAQDKLMAAGYFSVINGGNYEELHNALYDTSDDPAE, from the coding sequence ATGCGCCGATGGATAGCGTTATGTGCACTCGCCGGCAGCTTCGCTGCGCAGGCGGGCGTTGTTGATCAGGCGGCGGCGGTGGCAGCCTTGAAGGAAGGCAAGCTGGCGATGGACGTGCGCAGCCAAAGCGACTACGAAGCCGGTACCGTGCTGAATGCAGTGCGGGTGGATGAAGTGCGGTTAGTCAATCAGATGAAGCAAGTGCTGAACGACCGCAACGCGGTGTTCGTCATCTTCAGCAGCGATAACAACAAGGCCAACAGGGCGCAGGACAAACTGATGGCAGCGGGTTACTTCAGCGTTATCAATGGTGGCAACTACGAAGAGTTGCACAACGCCCTGTACGATACCTCCGATGACCCTGCGGAATAA